Within the Glycine max cultivar Williams 82 chromosome 12, Glycine_max_v4.0, whole genome shotgun sequence genome, the region taaatattatttatttataagaaatatatatggcGAAAACTTACATATTTTAACAACTTTAATGCATGTGCcttatataagatatttttttctgccatttttttttcttttttgtgtaaacatttttaaaaataaaattggtttgGTTTCCATTATTCTTGTGCTCAAGTGAAACAATAACATTAAGAGGGGTTAACCTCTATTAAGTTGATGCacaatttcattataaaaaataatttgtcttGATTAGAATTGATAAGATGCATTCCCTTTGTTCATTTTACAGATGcgcaaaaataaagaaattgatTGCAGTAGTCGTAGTCGTAGTCGGCAGCTCTAGGACACGGACCACACATGAGAATATCTAAAACGAGAAATTGACGCATTCGATGTGGTACTTCCACAGCCACAAGCATGGCAAGTTGACCCCACTCTTCCTTATTCTGATACGTAGGATCTTTCACCCTTTCACCAATTGCACCCTCCTCCAGTCACTTCCTTTTCCATGGCCCAAACACTTTCTCCCTCCATTTATTACCTACCACTGTCACTATGAATgctctcttttgtttttcaccttcttttttttttttgtgtgttcatcTTCAACTTCATCCTAACCTTTTACACATCATATTTTCGGCTTAGAACAACCAAAAGCAAGTTCACATTGTCTTGTCTTTTCGGGTAGTGGCTGTAGAGGAAACACTCCTGTTTTGTGCGCATATTGATATTGGAATAGTCTTTCTCTGAACCCCATTTTtgcaaaaaggaagaaagagaaagagagagagagagagagagaagagatatACACTGCCAAGAAGAAGAACATGAAAATTCAGTGCGATGTGTGTGAGAAAGCCCCGGCAACCGTGATTTGCTGCGCAGATGAGGCAGCTTTGTGTGCCAAATGTGACGTTGAAGTTCATGCTGCAAACAAGCTTGCAAGCAAGCACCAGAGGCTTCTCCTTCAATCTTTATCTAACAAGCTTCCCAGATGTGACATATGTCAAGTACACTCCCTTCACTCTATGTCCATCTTCTAGTTTTATGATATTAtcacatattcttttacaaattGTTGTGCTTGGATGAATGGATCGTTTAATTCTGCCAATTTTTTTCCCTCTCAATAGATGTCAGTATGTGTGTTTCAAATGAGAAACAACAAGGATATCTAAGAGTGTAGTTATAATTTATAGCCCTGGCTATTATTTCAATATTAAACATAGAGATGTGTAGCACAGGACGCCAGATCTATTAAATGAATCTGTTTGACATGTATGGTTATGCTTTTAATGGACCAGTCAGGAGGTTGTTTAAGAAAACTTCATAGCAGATCAGTCTAAGGATTGTAGAATTTGATTCCATAATCCTTCTAGTTAGTTAATATTGTCTTAATTCATATGATATTTCTTTATGCTTCTTGAAGCCTCAAATTTCTGATGTTTTAAAGCACTAAGTTTATGAAAAGAGCTAACTGATTACTGATCATTAAAATTGTCTGACATATGTCATATAAGCTTGTGACAGGAACATGTTAGGGAATACTGTACTATTTTACCAAAACTTCATTGATCTTTGATTATTTCTGTTGGGTATCCCAAATTGACTAATGATATATTCATATCATCAAATGATGTGAGATCTCCAACACACCCCTTCATTATGAGGACGGGATGTCTCAAGCATGAAGTTTGCAGAACTCAACATATGTAGTTGGTTCGATAACAGCCTGAGTGGCCCAATGAGCGGCCCAGTGATCCCAAGAataactactactactactaggATAGGCTATGTTATCTAGATTTCTGTTAttctaatttcaatttgatCTATTTAAACAtagagttttttgttttgtcttttgaatatttataaatCAAGTAGAGTATATGATGTGATACCTGTGTTGAACATGGATATTAACCTTCTCCTATATGTAATGTAACTGTAGGATAAGCCAGCTTTCATATTTTGTGTTGAGGACAGAGCACTCTTCTGTAAAGACTGTGATGAACCTATTCATTTAGCCAGTAGCCTTTCTGCAAACCACCAGCGCTTCCTTGCTACTGGTATCCGGGTGGCTTTGGGTTCTAATTGCACCAAAGGCAATGAAAAAGGTCACGTGGAACCATCTAAACCAAAAGCACAAGAAGTTCCTGCGAAAATTCCTTCTCAGCAAGTGCCTAGCTTCACATCCTCTTGGGCAGTTGATGACTTGTTGGAATTAACAGACTTTGAATCACCAGACAAAGTAAGGCAGTTTTGTTTCATAATTCTAGTTGCATATATTAGCTAAAAAATTAGAGTGATTTTGATAAAGGAACCTAGTATGGTTATGATGgaccattttgttttgttgccaCCAAAAATATCCATTTTGAAATAGCATACAACAGCCAATCATCACGGAACATGTGAATATCATAAAATAGGCTTATTAGGGCTTGAATCTGTGAACACAATTATTTTATCTGGAAAACATTATGTATATTCTTCAGAACATAACCCCCTTTAATGAAATTGACAAGACATGTCATTAAATGATATTATACAATGACATAAAAAATAGACACCCGTGAAAATGCATCAAGGAATTGAGtttgaagttattttttcaGGACCATGTTTGGTAACTGGTATGTAACTAACCTCTCAACCAGCTGCTGGTCTGATACAAGTCCGAAAGAAAAAATATGCAcacatatttttgtttgttagtGTGATGGATGAAGACTGACCAAagctgttattttttaattgataactAATTGAGAGACTACTCCCACATTACAGTATAATGGTATAAATGTTTCCTTTGTACATGATCAAGCACTAAATTCTATATGTAAAAAAAGATCCTTAAAGGAAGAGGCtagttcttttaatttaataattagcaACTAGCAGGTAGGTTAACTTCCTGTTCGATGTATTACATTCTGGCTCTTGATTCTGTTTCATTTGActttcaatgtttttaaacaCTACTTTGTATCATATTTGCACCATATTTTGTTGAGGGCTATGGTAAGGAGATTTTTATCCCGGCACTTGTGAATTGTTAACCAGTCACTTAATTATGATGTTCCTCATGTGCCTTTTTAAAACGTCTggaactgtttttttttttttttcaggttcaGAAGCAATCCCTTGAGTTTGGAGAACTTGAATGGCTAGCAGATGTAGGCCTTTTTGGTGAACAGTTTCCTCATGAAGCTTTAGCGGCGGCTGAAGTTCCTCAGCTTCCAATGACTAGCAGTGTTGGCTCACACAAAGCCCCCAAATCCTTGTTGTCTTACAAAAAGCCTAGGATTGAAGtcctagatgaagatgatgatgagcACTTCACCGTACCAGATCTCGGATAAAGCACATGGTCATGTAAACAATTGCCTGAATCAGTAGGCAGTAGGTTGACGAGTTGTATATGCATACTAGGTGCAGATGTTAATGAACTCTTCAATGTGCCTGGTCTAGCTGAAGCTCAGGACCATGAGGACTATTGCATGAATCTGTAGATTGATGAGCTGTATATGCATACTTCTCTTAGGACAGTAAGTAATGAAGTATGTTAACTAGCTTGTGGAGTTGATAAATATCTCATTTTAGGAGCTATGAATGGTTTGATTTTTAGAATATAGCATAAATTAAACCTTAGGGGATTAAATTTTCCTTGCTCTTTGTGATCATCACTGTTTACATCCTATAGGTGCTCACACCACACAACAATCCACGTGAACTTGAATGGTTAATTATGTATGCTTGTGTTGAAGATCATTTTGGCCTAATAGCTACGATGAGGCACGCGCCACTACTTGTAGTTATTTCGTCGTTTCAGAACCTAACAGCAACTAACTTCGCGACCAATCAATTCTCTTGTTCCACTCCTGAGAAACATGGATAAAAAGCAGAGATCCAGCAACAGAATGCTTAAGGTATCACTTGGTATGTTGTTCCCCTGCTCTAGGCAGTTTTGGTATGTGACATGCAAAATTCAACTTGATGGTGATTTTATCCATAAGAATCGAAAGAATTCGGATATTAAGAATTTTATAACAATTCCCGTtcattatttaatcaattgagtTAAACTCCTGGTAGCTTTAGTTTTCATTGGCTTTCATATTTTGCAAACAAATACGCTAGGGATTAAAAATCCTCACCAAGGTTtcttacatgaatttttttGCAGAAAAAAGGGTGAAAAATTATTAGTCACGAGACAAAAAATCAATATGAAGCTCAATTAGAGACTGTCAAAACAGATGCTTCAATATTTGGATCAATATGTCCTGGAATCACCtatcatcaaattttaaatgctgaaaagaaaaggatcactttttttaatacaagAAAGAGCACTGTAGTTACTTTGTATTCAAAATCCTTTGATATCAATTCACGACAAGTTTGCACTTTTACAAATTAAGTCGTAATAACTATCAAACACTTTGACCTTGTCTCTTCAAAACCTTAAGGGCTAAAGACATTTCTTAtctagaaaacaaaattttctctcaatttttatttttgaaaatggtCAGAAGATTATCTAGATAGATTGTTCAAAtatttttctccaaaaattgaaatatcCCTATTAATTCCCTTAAAaacctaaataaataaataattgagttCATCGTGGTTGACACAAATTCAATTGAGATTACTCATAATGATAACCAAATTCTCTTTCCAAAAGTCAAACTTCTTAAAACTACTCGTTCAAAATTGAAATCAAATGaagttttatgattttgaacCAACActctattttttctaaaatatgccAAAATCACTTGTCAATGTCAAGCTATTGATTaggaaatgagaaaaaaatcctatttttgtccTTACAaagccaatttttttatttctcttctttaatatttagttttttaatcttttagtttttataaaagtaatattgaatgataaatcaataactaaaaatattgtagacctttataaaaaaaaacggcATTTTCCGAGTTAGTGATTAAGTGAGCTTTATTTGTAAATgtatttaaaatgtatttgttGAGTTATTGATACCCTCCCAAGTTCACAAATGTCAAAGAAAttacttatctttttttaattataagtagGTTTAAAGGCAACTACACGGACATAACCTCTCcaactttttattcatttattttacagAGGGTTGGGGTATTGCTATACACCACGAACCAATTtcgtgaaatttatttatttttggtaagAAGAAGGGACAAGGCTCAATTCCGtgaaatttatcataaaataagaCATCTGCTGTTCCCGGCTTCACGCACATGCTCCTTTATCTTTTCctgtcaattaaaaaaaatgaagagaaatccactttttattaatattcctgctcattaaataaaaggaagtaaaaacagtttttgctttt harbors:
- the LOC732574 gene encoding salt-tolerance protein → MKIQCDVCEKAPATVICCADEAALCAKCDVEVHAANKLASKHQRLLLQSLSNKLPRCDICQDKPAFIFCVEDRALFCKDCDEPIHLASSLSANHQRFLATGIRVALGSNCTKGNEKGHVEPSKPKAQEVPAKIPSQQVPSFTSSWAVDDLLELTDFESPDKVQKQSLEFGELEWLADVGLFGEQFPHEALAAAEVPQLPMTSSVGSHKAPKSLLSYKKPRIEVLDEDDDEHFTVPDLG